The DNA region CCAGCTAAAGCAAAAACTCCTAGTGCAACATTAAAATCTTCTTCAATAATCAAATATCCCAAAATTGGGGCCAAGCCAATTCTTGTCATTGACAACATATTTGGGATTGTCCATGGATTTTCATACTGAAACACAAagataacaaaatttaaataataaaaattcacacTTTAAATAAACTTATACATCAAAAGTTCACTTAATAAACTTAAGAATAAGAAGCtacataaattttaaactttgtactcatatataagtgtgtgtataGACTGAGTTTTCATTCTAAAGACTGAAGAGACAACATGTATTATCATGTAAGTTAAGGCTTTATTATTTAACActgcttttaaaagttaaattactGAATGATCTTATTAAGTAGACAAGTCTAGAAAGCATTcgaaaaaagtcaaattatcaaCCCAGGCACTGCAACTTCAAACATTTATTGCAATCTACTTCCCTCATTCCCTTACATAGACTTAATTCAATAATCTCATCACTAAGTCAGAGAATTGCTGGAAGGAAATACAGACAGGGATATCTTTATTTTCCTATGACAGACATTTGTAAATATGTTCAAAATAGCAATGGCAATGTTACACCCTCAAGTAGAAACCCAGGGCTTTCACAGTTCCATATGGGAAGTTTGATTCCTTGAAACTTCATTTGGAGCCAAGCTGTCAGAAGTTGGCATTTACCAAAGAGCTCTTTGACAGCTGCTCTAAAGAACAACCCCCTTCCTGGCCAAAAAGAATCTGATTCATAAGAAggtatttcaatttaaaaaaaaaccctcagctTAACAGAGCTAAGACTCTCGGCACATCAGGGTACAGAAATAACAAGAAAATGCCTTTCCTGAATCAAGACTGACAGTTTCACCCCATGAGACTTTAAAGAACTAACCCTACTTAACTCTTTTCTTAATCAGTAATCAAGTTGCCCAAATCTTTCATCTTTCAAAATACCATGAACTACTGTGTAAGAAAAGGCATTCTCTAAAGAAAGCATCTCTAAAAATACTAAGTTTGAGTTTATAAACAGAATCTAGCAAGAAAGCATCTCAGTTCACAGGGGTAAGAGAGACTGTTTGAGGGGTCAGGTGGCAGAATACTGTAACTGAACTACAGAAAAACTTCATATTTCCCAGTGAACAGTCACTAAACAAGAATCAAACCTCTACTTTTgagatcttttattaaaaataggaCATATTATAATTACATGAAAACATTCTAAGAATATATTCCAAATTTAAGTTCAAATATTACGATGTGTTAGAACCAGGAGtgaaggtgcacacctgtaatctcagcaacttgggtgAGGCTGGACtgtaaattggaggccagcctcacaaGTTAGCGAGAccgtctcaaaatcaaaaattaaaagagctggggaatgtagctcagtggtaaaatgcccctgggttcaacctccagtatcTTCTACTCCTGCAAATCATTATAGGGTGTCAgagtccaaaggaaaaaaaagatagtcTGTTGACAATACTGTGGTACAGAGAAGTCAAATACTGATTCAAAGGTACAACAACTCATAGAAGGGGTGGGAGAGGGAACATTCATGATTGAGAAAATGGGGATAGCAAATCAAGATCACAATGAAGAGCCCCAAAATAATAATCTCAGAGATACTTATCAgacaaaattaaacacaaaattgcAAAAAGCCACTTCCACTTTGGTGTATTAATAAATAACTGAAAGTTATTGGAACAGTTAAAGAGTTCTTTTAAgctctacataaaatatttcagtaaaataaaGTACCTCATTAATTTCTAGCTATTAAATTTGTAAGTTTCAAAGTTAATATTAGGAGAGCTAATCTCAGATTACCCAACCAGATAACCTGTGGCATACTCGACCAACTACTGCCGTTCTGAGAAGGACTTCAGCCAGGACAGGGCAATTTCAAAGCATCCAGCATTCAAACCCCAACATGCTTTAGCTATTAGTGGAGTTGAGACTCCTGCCAGGATGTGGCCACCTCAACCCATGCTGTACAACTGATGAAAGCAGTACAGGGGCCCACTGAAGACCTAACAATTGAAGATGTAATAATTGCATCAGCCTTGCTGACATGACATCAAAAGCTATCTCACTCTTGCTCTGATGTCTTCTGCCTGAGAAGCATTTCAACAGGTAAGTGGACAGGTATTTATTTCCGTTAACAGTTTTAATCTTTCTCTATAACTCAAGGTGAAAGGACTTTTAAAATTACACCCAATAAACTATTTAATTATACTTCATCCTAATGTGTCAGGTCAAATTACGGTGAATCAAACATGCACAAGCAAAGGGAAAGGACTGTATACTTTTCTGAAGATTCCCACAGACTCGCCCTATACCTTAGGGATTCGCtttagaaaactaaaaacaaacttTCGATAAGGCTAgcgaagactttttttttttttaaccaatgcaATATGCATAGGGGCTTTCGGCAACGGGTGCAGATAAAAAAAGGATAAGAACGAGGTTTCTAACTTGACAACCTAAACTGGAGGCGACCCCGATGGTACCCCTGAAATTCATCCTGGCCGAATACTTCTCAGGAAATGGTGGAAAAGTTCTGAAACCAAACCGTTGGGACAGCCCACCGTCCGCCACTCCCGCCCAGGACCAACCCCGGAAAGCCGACGCCCCTCGCGCCCCGCTCGGTACGTACCGGACTGGGGGCGCTCGCCGGGACCCACCCGCCGCCCGGGGCCTCCGCGGCGGCGTCCCCTCCTGCCGCAGGCCCAGGGGCCGCTTTGCCCGCGCCTGAGCAGTGGCTCCGTGGGCCGGCTCTGGGCAGCCGCAGGGCAAGCGCGGCCGGGCGCAGCGACCAGCGCTCGGCCTGGCAGCTCAGGCAGCAGGGCACGAGCGGCAGTAAGGCCCCGCGGGAGCGCCCCTTACCCGACCGCACCCCTAGCACCCAGGCGGCCGCACGCAGGGCCCCCCACGAGCCGCGCGCCAAGCGCGAGGCCAGCATGGCCCTGCGGCCGTGCCGCGAGGGCCGAGGCGGCGAAAGCTCAGCAGCTCGGGTCACCGGCGAGCCGCTTCTCCATAGAGACACCGAAGTGCCGGGGAAGCACGGCCGCTGGTGCCTCCATACTAGTTTCAAATCCCAGCACGCTCCGCTTATACAGGTGGCCTGGAACCGCCAAGGAAGTACGCCTTCGCGACACTTTTGCGACACCGACCCTATTCGGCTCTCCAGCGCCCCCGGGCGGCAACGGGAGGTGTGTACCGTTAGGATCCCGCGGGCTTTGCGGTACCTGGCGCGGCCTCAGAACCAAAGCCAGTGGGCTGGGAAAGGGGGAGAGGAGCAGGGACCCATGTGACTGTTTGGCCAAAGTGGCTGGAAGGCAGCAGGCGTCATCTAAGGTAGCAGGGTGAAATCCTCCGAGGCTGGTCGACATAAAACAACCTTTGAGGATGTATGTGGAGCTTTGGGGTCCTTGTAGGAGGCTTAAAATATTAGTCAAGTATCTGGTGTAGCCTAAGTATTAGCTCTctgttcctttcctgcttttattaaaatgaacatatatatctaggtgtaaaataggaataatggAGAATGTCAGTAATAAAAATTGCTAATTGTTTACCCGGGAAGAGAACTTACTATAAAAGCTAAAGTgcattattatctcatttaatccttccaATTCTAACACAGGCTCCAGTATTACCTTTACTTTTAGTTATAGAAAACAATTAGGTTTAGAGGTTAAAAAAACTTGCTTGTTCTAAGAAAATCCCAAGTAGTCATGAATTAGTTAATCATTGATTATTATGTATTCAGTACTAACATGTTACATATTAACACATTAACATTTTTGGTTATTTGAGGTGCCACTACCATGGAGGTACATCTTCTGCTGTACCAAACAATATGAATGGGTCTTGTGGCTTCCATTACACCCTTCCAGGGGGTGGTCTGTGATGGCATACCCACTTTAAAGTTGACCTTAAAGACCATTTGAAATTGAACATAATTATAGACCTGAGCATTTTATCAAGATTATCTTTAATTTCTTATGCACATGTTGAAATGCTGACACTGAgggaaaaactgaattttttgtTCTAGCATTGTAGAAACAAGGTCTGGAATCAGACATTTACAATTCTCCTAGGTAGACATGGATTTTGAATAACCCTGGTAAGGGGAAATTgggcagaaggaaggagaggaaagcctAGTCCAGAGCTTTTATTACTATTAGTAATAAAAGCTTATAGGAGGGGAGGCCCCCTATTGGGCAGGAAGTGAAACATAAACTTCCGGGTTTGTGACTGAAGGGtttgaaataaaacttttaagcTGATTGCAAGGGATAAGTAAATAACTAGCTGTTAGTTTGGCCCTGTAATTAGTGGATGCCAAATAGACAATACAGATTCTAAATGAATAtggaaacatttcttctgataAACTGGGTTTATAATCATCTTTTCCCCTATTACTTTACCTAATATTATTACCCTTTGATCTTTCAAAGATCCGAAAGGTCCTATTTCCTCTTTAATGTCTACTGCTTTTGATGTCATCTCTTGAGTTCTTATGAAACATACTAAGTCTGTTTAGTCTTTAAAGACATAGTTACATTACCATCTACCTTTTCAGAAAATCAGCTTTTAGTATTCACATTGAATATTAATCCCAcattcattttagttttgatcTTATTATTGCTTAAATATTCAATGtacattgtttttttaataaaattttttttttcattcatctggTTTGCTGAGATTTACTATTTTCCAAATGGCTCACACTGCCTGTATGTTAAGAGGGTTTGCTGGCTACATACACAAATGCTAGTTTGGCTGGCAGCCTAGTTCCATTTTAATTCACTCACAAAATGTGGAAAATTCTGACATAAGTGGTCCAGTCTCCTGAAGTAGAACTGGGAAAACTCCCTAGCATCCTATGAAAAGCCTTCTTTAATTGTTTCTGGATGAGGCTTCTCTTTAGAATTCAGCAATTTAAAGATGCCCATGAAGAATCCCTTTGTTGCTCTTCCAGTGTGGGTAGGGAGTATTCTTTAGTCTTTCTGCAGAGGTTCCTGGTATGTAAGTGAAATCAGTGGGGCATAGGAGCTGTAGCACATTCCCATTCAGCATCCAGTATGGCAGTAGGGTGGTAGCAGTTTCCTTTTCAGGCCAGTTCTAAGGCATGGTTTTACAAATTGCTTCTGGAAGCTTATCCTCTTGGATCATCTGCCTTCTTACAATTCTGTAAGGTAACCAAAATTCTTCCCCAAAACTTCTTCTCTTACTTAATCAAGTTCTACTGCTTGCAACCAAGAGTCTACAAAAACTAGCCTGTGGGTCAAACCAGACACCCTGCTTATAATTActgaatagttattttttttttttaatgaaagattttttttttaaagggagagtgagagagagaatttttaatatttattttttagttctcggcggacacaacatcttttgtatgtggtgctgaggatcgaacccaggccgcacgcatgccaggcgagcgcgctaccacttgagccacatcccaagccctgaatagttatttttttaaatattcagaatattttatattctcaacatgaaagttttataaaattcagattttagtgttgaaaattttattggaacatggACAGACTCATTTGTTTAGGTATTATCGAAATGTTTTCCCTGATGAACATCTAATATATGtaaaactgaaatattaaaaaaattcaaaatttcaactataaataatttatttcatttagataaaacaatgtaaataatttgttttttgtagAATCTATAAAATTTTAACACATGACTATCACTTTTTATATTATAACACTTTCTTCCTAATGTATTACTTTTAGATCATTATCTTTCAGAACAATTTTTTACATAgtcttcatttttgagacagcttTAAATGGAGTCCTTGACATGGCAAAGCCATTTCACATAGTTTGAAGCTGGTAAATCTTTGGGCCTTTTTTCAAGAGGAAACCTTGGTCATTGAGTGATCCaataaagttttcaaaatcagcaacctggaagaaaacataaaaaaaaaaaattagcctgtTAAGTAATAGGCcaaaatatgactttttaatCTCCCCAATAGTAATATGTAACTATCAAGTTTcttggagaaataaaattatttgtactttttacTGTACCTCAGTATATTTTTagtgtaaaaacaaaaaattaaactagcttttaaaatttagtaaTTTTACCAAAACATGTAAACTGttttacatgtttaaaaatgcaattaCATTGATTTTTCCCTAGAACTCTGAAATAGGAAGAATGGATGGAATGATGTACATAtaacaggtgaagaaactgaggttcaaagacAATAAGATGACTTGCCCACAGGGATTGTCAGCAATCCCCATAtggagactgggtcttgctatgATGCTTCCCTCTAGCTATGAAGATGTTGAAAGAACTTTGTAAAGAGGTAGGtataaatcttaaataaaaactgtttttgTTCTATTATACATTAATGAGACtccttaaattattaataaaaaaagattaagtatTTAGTTTATCATACCTGAATATTTAGCTCTTTGGCAATCTGTCGAAGTTGATGGAATTGAAACAGATTATTATAAGTTCTTTCAGCAATGCTGTTGAGAGCAGAAATAAATCTTTTTGCTGTTGACCTATTGCTCATTCCAGAGCCATGCTGTGATCGCTCAAAATCTAGGTTTCCAAATTCATCAGAGTAAGTTCCTAGCATGcttaaggaaagggaaagaaaatggttATCCAATATAGCATGGCTATAGGAATTTTTGTTCTGGGTTTCTAAGTgtatcccagcaacatgggaggctgaggtaggatcaCAActaaggccagccttagaaacttagcaaaaacctgtctcaaaacaaaacataaaaaattagaaagggctgtggatataactcagtggtaaagcatccctgggttcaatctctagtacaaaaaaaaaaaagaagaaaaaaaaaaaaccagaaaaacctGGAAGTAGCCATGAGACTCTCACTTATTTTTTGAGTGACCACTTTGAAATCCAGTATGGTATAGATTTGTTTAGGATAAGAACATTTTGGACACAATTACAActgcttttaagaaaattttaaatttgaaaagagAAACACATAAAAGCAGAGTTGATAAACTACAACAACACCtgaaacattctttttaaattatgaaaagaagaaattctaaACATAATAAATTTAGGTTTTATTTGGTAAAGATATGTTCCTATTTCCTAGAGAGGCGGCATCTGgcaaagaaaagacattttaaaatactctACAAATGAACTAGGTTTATGCTGATGCGCAGTAATGATGGTTAGATATTACCTCCAGctctctttctcttatttttacaatatcaccaaagaaagaaatatgcaCTTGACAGTTTTAGCTGGAAGTCTGAAAACACCAGTTAGAGATTAAATTAACCAGCCTATAACCTAGCTTTATTGCCAATTCCCTAACTGTACAATGAAACAGATACAAACTCATAGCCAGGTTAAGAAGCAAAGATGTTATTTAATCAGAAATTAATCAACTATGTATCAGTCACCTGCTAGGCAGTGGGTTTATATTGGTGAACAAGACAGGTACAATCCCTGCACTTATGAAGCTCATAGGAATGATCTTAAAGTCACTTGCCGCagcccggctgcagcaaaataaccaggggtgacaagcaacttgtgtacattgatacagcaggagtgggagttgtttattgtaggacaggaggggtatatatacattacacacagcttatcttaattaatataaactagatacagcagtcaaccaataaggaatctccacacttaatggctcactggcgttacttcacaaaccactccctctggcaaaatgccaggcgccatcctgacttgtttacaaaccCTAACAGTCACTAACAATAAACTTTCACGGTGTTCCTTGAAACAGATAATAGCctacattaaagaaaacaaactgaaCCAATAGGAATATAAGACtataataaaacaacaaaacttaTGATGagtattttcttctctgaaaagTATACTTTTACTTAGGCTTATAAAGTGTCAAAATGCTTTAGGTTAATAATTAGgtaacactaaccttaattatatattttttttaccatagGCTATCCAATTTAATCCTTCCCCAAACCCTATGATTTAGAGACTATTATTTCCATTGtacatatgaagacacaaagtcTTGgtaaggttaagtgacttgccaaaGGTCACACAACTAATAAGTGgcatatttagaattttaatccATGCTACAATGTTGcagatatgaataaaaatatgtaagataTTTGAGCTACTttcttgaaatagaaaaaaacttaaaataatctcCAACCTTTAAAGGTTGCTCTATTCTGTTATGTTTCCTAGtgtattttcaattttagaaGAATCTTATATGTACCATTTACTAAATgcaaacatttaattttcaaaaaataaacagcTATGTGCCCTGCTAACTCAGATGAACTATGTCACAGTTTAGATTTTTTTAGTCAAGCTTAGGCTTCccaattaaaatgtaattttacagtTTCAAAAACCACTTTAAGGGCAAACCTTCAATGAAGCTGAAGAGATAAGAAActctaaaacagaaaatttaaagaatgaacAATGATTATCAAGCTCACTTTTAGCATTAAATgagggcctactgtgtgccaggcatgatTCTGGGTCTTGGAAATACACTGTGGTAAATGAGACTGAGAAGGTCCCTGCTCTCATAG from Ictidomys tridecemlineatus isolate mIctTri1 chromosome 5, mIctTri1.hap1, whole genome shotgun sequence includes:
- the Crls1 gene encoding cardiolipin synthase (CMP-forming) isoform X2; amino-acid sequence: MLASRLARGSWGALRAAAWVLGVRSGKGRSRGALLPLVPCCLSCQAERWSLRPAALALRLPRAGPRSHCSGAGKAAPGPAAGGDAAAEAPGGGWVPASAPSPYENPWTIPNMLSMTRIGLAPILGYLIIEEDFNVALGVFALAGLTDLLDGFIARNWANQKSALGSALDPLADKILISILYVSLTYADLIPVPLTYMIISRDVMLIAAVFYVRYRTLPTPRTLAKYFNPCYATARLKPTFISKVFYSFHHSCISLQLLSLWSENCSGDKRQMRVTHHH